The Polyodon spathula isolate WHYD16114869_AA chromosome 21, ASM1765450v1, whole genome shotgun sequence genome contains the following window.
AAAATAAGGTGAAATATAACTTTGTACATTATAAATCCAGAATGTGATAAAATGAAACCAGTTGAGCATACTGAATTCAATAGCATGCATTATTCAGTCGTGTTCTGTGGTGCAATGATGCCTCCTTGTGTTTATAAATCAGTACTACCTCTAAGGACCTTGTGAAATGAAAAACTGAAGTGATATCTCATTGATAAATAGCCCACCTGTCCTACTTAATGTACTTGATTCAGGAAACATCAGAGGAATATGAAAtagtgatatacagtataatgttatTATTGAgaccattttctttaaatatctgATATAGTTACATTTATTACACAGTTTAACAAATAACTACTCTATGTAATATTTGCCCTGTAACTGAAATCATtaccaagaaaacaaaataaatatctctTGTGATAGTTTTTTGTGTATTCACATATTTACTTAATTACACAGTTAATATAATATCTGACAGACTTGTTTATGTACTTTGCAGAATCTTGTACTTGTTTTTGCatgtaatacatatatacaataatacaCTCAAATATTAGTGTATTAATCAGACCCACATATTTTAAGGTTCTCTATCACTGCATAGTCAGTGTGCTGAGTTAATCTCAGAGACACTTGCATGTCCcaaatacaagcaaagaatcaTAACATCTTCCACAGAAGAAAAGGATGACCAGCGATATCTTAGGTGAtaataaaggaaaagaaaactgattttaaaaactaGGGTTTCTTGTcactttatttcatattttaacagtacaAATGGTAACAGCTGAAGATTGGTTGACCTTTCGAAATCTAGCCCTTTTCCTGGTATTGctataaatagctttttttttttttttccagtaaataaAGTGCCCTGTCTTTGTGTTTCTAAATCTTACCTGCATTTGGAGTCCATGTACGTCAGCCTGTATGCATTAAATCGCAAAAGCAGCAAGACAGCTGCATGGATAAAAATCATGCCATTGTTCTGGAACAGAATAtaatcagaacagaaaacaattcAACTCGTGAACACTAATATGGTAGCATTCAGATAACAACACAACCATTTATCAAAACTGCAGTCCTCTACTCAGCCCTATATTGCTTTACAGTATTACAGCAAATATTGTAGATTAAAAAGCAAATATCTTGTAATGTATCAAACAATATACAGAATGTTTGTCATCTATTTTGAGAAATATATAATTCCATATAGTCCAATACATTTCAAACCACTGTGCACTATAATATACACTGTAAGGAATTAAAAGCGATGTTTTAGTGtgattatattacaaaaaaaattgttggTTAATATTGCATAGCTTGAATTGATTCATATGTTAAAAATTGGATTTGCCTTTGAGGTAGAGTACATCAATAGAGGTGTCTTTACTTTTTACATTCTAATTTATCACTAAACAAATGTTAGACCAAGAGGCAAGCAACAGTGTCCTAAAAGCATCTTAAACTTCTGAACTTCTGTTCCTCCTCTCAAAATGCAATATGAAGTGTTGGacagtgggttttttattttaaattgattgccCATGTCTTTATTCCTTGGTATTGTTACAATGACTTGTAGGATTTTAGGAAGTTACtgcaaaacatactgtaaatctAAAGCACAAGCTAaaagttttctttgtttgtttgtttattggttaatagaaaagcaaacaaaataaatactggcGAGAAGCCCAAATCAATTCCAACCATTTAAAATTAGACACGTGAAGTGCATTATCAATCAATTTACTGTAATAGAAATAATGTGGGTTAATGAAATATTGCAAACTTCAGGGCTCATCCATAACACTTATGAGGTCAAACTGAAGCTACATCATGCTGAACATCTGACTAGCTGATAGGGATTGCACTGTACTGGGATAAGCAACAAATTGATTTActtagtttgatttattttacagcaacagTGAATCCCTCTACCTTGTACCCAACGCTGATGTTAGGGTTAGTCCTGGTATAGCTATACAAATTATACCGACCAGGGTGATTCCCagtgttgtaaataaaataagttttggTTCATCCTCAAGGGGAATACAATAGCCTGATCAAGTCAACCTTAGTTTActtgtttacatttacaacaaAGCCTCTTACTCCAGCCAAGCCACCATTGTTAACCTCTGTGTGTTTTTAGACAAAACTTACAGTAGAACTCATACATTTCTCTTGAGTGCAGGACCGTGGAATGTTCTACATAACTAGGAACACACTTTCATAAAGGGTTTAAGCAATGGCTTACAGAAAAATTGCTATACTGTCAATCTCTGTTATAGTGCCGCGTTAGTGCAAtgcattacagtgtgtgtgtgtgtgtgtgtgtgtgtgtgttggttcataccattgtgatAAATCAAAATATGACAATATCACCACTATGTCTGCCCATGTGCTACCATTACCACTTATTACAGAAGCACTGACTTGCCATTGGAGATCATTTTGTAGTGTTCTGGACAGTTCATTAGGGATCAAGTTTTATGAATACGGGCTACAGTAATTTGCCAGTGTAATTCATTATGCAATGGACATTGGTTAAGGAAGGTGTCAGTGATCTAATCAGATTAGAAAGAAAGTGATCTGAAGGGCTGTGGAGTCAGTGCCACACCAGTGGAAAGAGATCAATACCTGGTCTGAAGTGAAAGCTTCCCAGTCTGTGGCGCTGTTGTACGCAGGGCGGTATCTCTGGTGCAGAAGAGCGTCTTTGACTAAGACAGAGATGACCCACAGCATGAGCACCACAAATAGACTGAGATGCATGGAGTTCCTCGTGCAGTGGAGTCTCCTGGGGAACAACCAGCAAGAGGAATTGAAGCCGCCAGTGCAGGGGCATGTTATCTCTGCTCCATTTTTAGTGACAGGAAAACATACCAGTAATCTGacaaaactataagaaacaaatCCATGGGGAAATGAATTGTCCGGGCTAATGTTAATGTCTAGCTACTCCAGTTTTactttcctttcacaaaaattGAGCAAATCATTTTGCCTTGCTTCAAACAATGTCCCAAGGTTCATTATATGAACCATGTTTACTCTTCTGTAGGTGCAGTAGCAGCAGATATCCACAAGATGGCATGCAAACAATGCAaaccttttttatgtatttgtttttagcatGTTTCCTGTAAATCAGATGCTGTTTGATGTTCAAGCAACTCATtaataaaacactaacaaaagTACATGAAGGAAACGAAGATGCCTGCTGAGAAGCTTAGGGATGCTACAGACAAGGAGTAGCCTGCtgtgtaatatttaatatttcccAAGAACTCTATCTGTAACTCCTAAAATGAAAAGGTTTGAAGACAGGCGAAgctcaaataaaattaaaatgtgtctcTTAGATGGACCAAAACTAGAGCTAGAAGCCTCACCAGAGCCCTAAAATCCCACAACCTACTTCAGAAGTGAGGATGAAAAATTACAACGATCCCATTTAGTTTTAAGCACTTCATTTAAGGCATGGAGCTCAGCAAAGCTATGGTTCTGTACTAATTTTCAGCAGTAGCATGAGGACAGCTACAATGTTATAAGACAAGCTCTATATTTCATATTCAATGGAATGAACCACCACACACTGATAATTCATTATCCTACCATTGCACTGAATGAGTTCTCTTGAGCTGTACTCCTGAtacaaatccattgtgttgctatTGCTGATAAAGTTGTGGACTTCTAGTTTCTGCTCTGGAGTTTCTTCTTAGGAATACACAAGCATTATAACAGAGTAGTACTGTACAAAAATGGAACGATATTAAAACCACAAGAGCAGTTTTAAACACAAGCTTATAAATATTAAATAGCCCATCTTATATCCAGCTTTGTTGGTTCTAAAACATAGCAAAATATTGTAGTTTGTAACATTCCCAGAACCATGTTGCAATGTTCTGTTTTGGACCCATGATTACTGCCTGCTATCTCATGCTGCACAGAGGAGCAATCCAGATACTCAATGGAGTCTCTTCAGGGCAGGGAGGAGTTCTCCATGCACCTCCGATACACATGGCCAGACTGCTTTGGAGGGATGAAGTCAGACAATGAGCACACAATACAGTAGGAAAGAAATCCGCCTATAACTTTGAAAGCATTCTATCATACCTTCTgtgataaaactgtaaaaaaaaaaaaaactttttaagaGACTATCCTACAGCCAAGAGAGGTATTTCACTGGTACTTCGCTTTACTTTGCATGATTCAAGTGGCACAGACAGAAAAGCATGTTAGCATGATGCAATTCTATCCAGAACAGCGTTCATCGTAGCAATTGTTGAGAAGCCAGGAAGGTATGGAGGCCAGGGCACACGCATCACAGATCCCACAAGAGAATCTGGCCAGCAGGCGTAGTTGTCAAACGTCCGGTTGCAGAACACATCCGTTTGCTATTATTGTAACTAGTTTCTAAACATCATCCCATTAATGACAATGTTGTAATAATAGAATTAACCCCATTCTAATTAAAATTgtatgaagaaaataaatgaatgctgcACTTTAACACTCTGTATTTAACTGCACAACTAATTCATCACCAGTTACATGTTGAATGTAACGTTTATTGATGTTTACATGATAtgaattatataatatttaaataagaaatgttaGTTGGAAATCATGTTTtagttaacattattattaacaAACCTAGATACAACCTTacaaatacagcaatacaataaataaaaacaattatgcaTTTGTTAATATAAAAACTCTGAAGACCTTATAATACCATTTCTGTTTTCAGATCAACAAATAACACTTTCaagtgtttttgtatatatataaatgggtgtgtggtttattttcctgtttttaaacctttaaaatatggaataaacataACACTTtcacaatgtttaaaaacatttcgTTCAccacttattttttaatgttaatctaggatatgcaaatatttaaagagTGCCATAGGTAATCTGTTGCACCTTGGTACCTGTGCTCTGTGGCATAGGCTgaccattggagtgagtttgaacttcTGTACAATAGTGAAGTGATTAGGAACCAGCCACGTGTTTTTATCAATGACTTTTTTCTGAACCAAAACATCTTAAAACAGTTTGCTAATATTTCAAGGTGTTACTGCAGTATGGCTGCTTAATTTTATACTTATGTACATTAATAACTTTTCATAATACTTACTTCCCAGCTAACACAGGAAAATGACCATATCATATTAAAAGGTAAAAGACTACTTGAATAGGAAATTCCAAGCTGGATTGATGCTTGTTTGGATGTTTCGATAAATATTTCTTTTAATgaccattttgtttaaatttaacagGTGTGAATGTTGCAGGCAATGAATTGTCCAGCTGTATTTTTCTCGGTTGTCTGGGCCCCAAACATCCCAAGTTCTTTAGTTCAGGtcaaaaactttcaaaacagattaaaaaaaaaaaaaaaaaaaaacacgctgcaATTAAAGCCTTTAAATCAAATCTAATCACTTCCTGAAATCATGCAAGGGTGGTCATCTTTATGCGGAGCTACTTATCTGAAATTAGATTTCACTGAAATGAGCATGTGACTTTACTGccatattgcatatatatatatatatatatatatatatatatatatatatatatatatatatatatatatatatatatatatatatataataatggtcCAAAGATGTTAAATTGTCAAATACTGCATTGTAGAAAACACAGATAATTTTGCCACAAAAGTTAATTCTAGTGCAGTCCACCATTTGGATTAAGATGAATTAACCTtgagtaatccaagattagttaGGGTGTGAGAAACCAGACGTAAATGTTAACAGCCTGTGTTTCACAACCTTATACTTGGCAAAGGCAAAACCTACTTGCTCTGAATGTGTATTCTGTGCACTATGCAAACAAAGAGCAACCTAACACTATCTCTTAACATGCGGCAGTAATGCATTCTGGTCGCACAAGGTATGGGATCCTGCCTTTGGTAGAATTGTATGGCAaaacaccaccatcaccacccacagacacacacacaaagaaaaaatgtgtctaaagaaaacattttatttacagtatttcccCAGTTTACAAATGTGAATTTCCTTTTTATAGTAAAGTTTACAACTTGTTTCCCTAACACTTAAAACAAGCAAtggataacattttattttgtttaaaacaacatcCATACAGCTTATTCTGTATGAATGTCTAACTCCTTATGTCAAATTAATCTGTCATGTGATCCTGATAGCAAcatctgtcttaaaaaaaaaaaaaaaaaaaacacatttatatcccTTTGggggaataaaataaaactggcatCGAACAATCCCTCAAATGTACTCGTCTCACTTACCCCAGTTGTCGTAGGGATAAACTATACTAAAGGTAGTTTTGAACCTTGAACAAGCAGCGCAAAAATTATTCCCTGAAGATTGGTTACAATTGTGCCCTTTTCCTTCAAGATACACTGCCAATGTGTTGTTATTTGGTTGTGGTAAAAAAAACTTACTAGAAATATGTACATAGCAACTAAAGCACATTTTTTGTTGCATCTTGGCATTATAAGAGCTCTATCGTTCTCATCACTGAGTTTTTCAGTTTGATTCTTccttaaaatgaaacaaactgctGTTTCAATGGCCTTGAAAGCTTGTGAGATAATGGGCACATTTAACAGAAATAAGAGCCCTGATGCTGGATAGTGGAAAATCTACAACAAGTATGGAAGAGGCTCTACCTTTAAAACAAGGGCTAGAAATGAGACAGGCTTCCGGATCCTTTGAAGACAGACTCCAATTCTGCAGCCAACTAGAAGACACTGTATTTGAGAAGCTCCAGTGTTTATATAACATCAATGCCACAGACCTGCTGCTGAAATCGAATGCCGAACCGTCTTCTCTTGTTTCCTTTTTATTCAAACACCTAATCATAACTCAAATATGTTTTTGCATTACCTTCAGAATCAAAGTGAAGAATAAGAATATACACAAATGTCCACTGAGCATCATATAATTAGAGCAGTGTGTGATGACTTACAAACTCATTAAAGGACCAGCATGGCTGTAATTTATCAGTAAAAGTTCAGACTGTTTTTTTGCATCTCTTAATCTTTAAATCATCCACAGGTCTGCTTGTTAATTGCCCCTGCCAGTCTGACAGCTATTAATTAACTACCACCAAGATGAAATAGAAGCAGTCCCCCTTCGTAACTGAATTTCACTGGAAGCTTGTGTGTAAATTTGTAAAGTATGTATGCTTTATGTATGTACACAACATGCAGgcatatacatgtatatacacatttatatgcAGGTGTGTTAAACCCCCCTcatgaaatgtatgtatttatataaaattgacTTTGTTAACACATCATGAGCTTTAAAATCAAAAGGTATAAAAGATAAACTAAAATATTCACCGGGGGTGACCACAACCTCTTCCCCCATCAATGCAACCCCACACTTCTTGGCTTAACTGCTGTAACCACCAATCAGATTTACTCAGATGCAAGAGGTGCCTGCTACAGATTCATGCAACACTATTGGCAAACAGAAGGGGTTGTAGTTCCATTTCTGTAGGTGAACCAGGAAAGCTTGCAAGCAAATACCACCTTGATTCCTGGTGATAAAGATGGTTTGCTCACTGTCAATTAAGAAGACAAATATAATAAGGTTGCTGTAATCCCGCTGCTAATAAGATGTTGCTTTCAGACAAGTTGAATAAACCCAGGTGGGtcaaacaatgctttaaaaaaatatattaaattctgTCAtagtctttctctctctttctatctatctgtcaAGCACTCTGACTTGTAACCTGACTTGTACAGCAAGTAGGAAGACAGTTTCTGGAGTGGCTTCCTTTGAAGATTCAGATCCACAGGACCAATTTAAGACACTgcttccaacaaaaaaaaaaaaaaagccagtagATCAAGAACCAAACAACTGAAAATTTGAACATGTTTATAGAGTTCTCAAATTTTAAAACAACTAGCTGGTGGTTTGCTAGGCAGGGAGGGTATGATAGATTGTGTTTCTTTAAGGGGACAAAGATTTCAGCTAAAACACAACCCTGCTTCATTTTGTTATTTGCATGCACCTTCAAGAGAGCCAGGAGAGAGATCAGTCATTGGTTTCTTTACTTTGAAGCTGAAGAGGGAGAGAtgattggggggaggggggagtcatTCCAGACTGAGACTGACGGAGATGATCAGTAGAAAAGAAATCTCCCAAGAACTGCCTAGGAGTGGAATGGGACCCGGCCAGGCAGGCACACATTTCTTAAGACTTCTTGAAGTCCTGTGTGTTCCGTCTCTTTACATCACTCAAGTCAACAGGAGTAAATGCtgaagagaaaaaacacaaaataataatcactATCGAATTACATGTAAAAATCAATTACTGGTTCTTTTGTTTATAAATAGGAGGACTGTTTAATTTTTCACATAgcaaacactaaaataaatttcctactgtgtatatatatatatatatatatatcactatcatatatatatattatactatatatatatatatatacattacacacacacacatacatatatatatatatatatattcaatactggataaattattgaaaaaaaaaggcaacagcAAGAAGACTTACAAGCAAATCTAAATGAATAGACCAACCTTAAAATGGTTCCATTCTGCGTTTTTGGATGAATCGAGACATAATGCTTGCTCCAAAGAAAGATTTCTTTAAAGCTTTCAATGTTAAGTTAAATGAAAAATTTGTCAGGGATACTAAAACATGACCTAGTATGAATTAGACCAGATATATCTTGAGGTTACCCTAACAGATGCTTCACTGAACAGGTCCTGTGACAGAAAGCGGAGGGTGTAGTTCTGTATATACTCACTGTTAAGCCCGGGGTTCATCGTCTTCTCAACATACTGCTGGGGTCCTCTCTCACTCTGATCACTGGAGGACGCAAGGTCCCTCAGGACACACTGCCATGctggaaacaataaaaataaccaaCATATAACATGACTTTTATACCATGTTGTTTCATCTTTTCAAAAGCAACAATAACCCTTCCACTAGACTATTCCTGAAGACAACTATACAGCCAAAACACTGACTGCGAACCTATACTGCATATCACATTTTCTAATTCAATTGTTTCTTTTGATGTGCCTTGCTCCTATAATAAAACATGCAGTCAGCATGTATGTAAGCGAGCAGTTCATTTTAGAATTCCTATGACAATTTGTGTGGCATGTGGGTGTCCAAATTAATGGAGAATTTACCATCATATATAAATCGAACGTTTTCTTCATGTGCTGGAGTGAAGAGCTCGCCAGTGTTGGCAGGGGACCGGGGGCTGGTGTTCCTCTTGCCGTTTGAAACAAATCTAGAAGCAGGTGAGCTGAAATAAAACAGCTAACAGGATTGAAATGGCAAATCTCTCTGCCTTTCATTCAGATCCCAAACCTCTCTTTATTCTGCAACACCATAATGACACAgtagtttggataaacaaacatcacaaaggaTCCACTGAGGTCATAACAGAAGTCTTTCACTGTGCTGAATGGTGCATTCAGCTGAAGTCAAAATAAGAGCAGCACAGAACTGACTGAATTATAATCCTGGACCTTAGAAAAGGAAAAATAGCTAAACTCTAACTGGAGCCCTGTACGTAAGACCTAATTAAACAGCTCAGATGATGACTGTTTCTGTTCATTAAAGTACTCCCACTACACAGACTTAAGAATGGCTTATTTCTGTGTATTGGTATTTACAGTTTCAATGACAACACACAAAACCCTTGAAAAAAGCCTTCTATTCcttagaaaaaaacacaattatggcACATTTGTAACAATattgctttaaaaacagaccTACCTGGTCATTTCTTAGCTCTTAGATGCCTTCCTATTTCCTTATTTTCCGTTGATTCACTTTACCTTTGTTAGATATCAGCTGAAATTTGTTGGGGTTTTTCTCTTCCCTGTAAAAACCAGTTAAAGGGCCAGGTTAAAAAATGCAAAGTGCCTGCATATTTATTCCCTGCAGCACCACTGAATTAAATAACAGAGCTGTCTGTGGCGGACAGCATTTGTGGCTGGTGCACCAATAGGAAAGTGTTTAGGACCACCCAccattctcctttttttttttttttcaaaagagcaAAGACACAGTACAACTCATACAACATGCAGACCCATTCGTTTTTAATCAGAACCcttaacatttgttttatggATTGTACCCAAATATTAAAAGGGAAGGTTGGGGCTATTCCACCCAAAAGATTTCCACCCATTTATGTAGGATAGCTGTATTACTTTCTTGTTTAATTATATTGCTTCCAGggagtttatatattatattattatattatatatttaaa
Protein-coding sequences here:
- the LOC121296651 gene encoding mapk-regulated corepressor-interacting protein 1-like; translation: MTSSPASRFVSNGKRNTSPRSPANTGELFTPAHEENVRFIYDAWQCVLRDLASSSDQSERGPQQYVEKTMNPGLNTFTPVDLSDVKRRNTQDFKKS